Proteins encoded within one genomic window of Gammaproteobacteria bacterium:
- a CDS encoding GGDEF domain-containing protein has product MPPDRPHPPLALAMALLAALPASIVAWALAAPHAPLRVIGWLLLALLVGVAAALLLAARITGPLAELERRLRGFDPEAGTRSSEPPAAAPREVAVLFDRLAAIDEQMQGTLRSLRASGQRGDQLRQELVAVIGARDRELKGRGEALQQAQIALERQTRIDALTGVANRRGFEESFDRAWRMAQREQQALSILMVDVDHLRTYEAARGQEQADACIQAIANTTRHLVGRATDLVAHHGDGRFVVLLGNTPLEGALRLAEQLRGTVQALGLAHPRATGPGVVTVSIGVTSTLPPRGSRSRAALSAAERALQLAIEKGCNQVAWSSAARTGLFQALCLPNDTATRPC; this is encoded by the coding sequence ATGCCGCCTGATCGCCCGCATCCGCCGCTTGCGCTCGCGATGGCCCTGCTCGCCGCGCTGCCAGCATCGATCGTCGCCTGGGCGCTGGCCGCACCCCACGCGCCGTTGCGGGTCATAGGCTGGCTGCTGCTCGCACTCCTCGTCGGGGTGGCTGCGGCGCTGCTCCTCGCCGCACGCATCACCGGCCCGCTGGCGGAGCTGGAACGCAGGCTGCGGGGCTTCGATCCCGAGGCCGGGACACGCTCATCCGAACCGCCGGCCGCTGCACCACGCGAAGTCGCCGTGCTGTTCGATCGCCTGGCCGCGATCGACGAGCAGATGCAGGGCACGCTGCGCAGCCTGCGCGCCTCGGGGCAGCGCGGCGACCAGCTGCGACAGGAGCTGGTGGCAGTCATCGGCGCCCGTGACCGCGAGCTGAAGGGACGAGGCGAGGCGCTGCAACAGGCGCAGATCGCCCTCGAACGCCAGACCCGCATCGACGCGCTGACCGGGGTCGCCAACCGCCGCGGCTTCGAAGAGTCCTTCGACCGCGCCTGGCGCATGGCGCAACGGGAACAGCAGGCACTGTCGATCCTCATGGTCGACGTCGACCACCTCCGTACCTACGAGGCCGCTCGCGGGCAGGAGCAGGCCGATGCCTGCATCCAGGCGATCGCCAACACCACCCGCCACCTGGTTGGGCGTGCCACGGACCTCGTCGCCCACCATGGCGACGGCCGCTTCGTCGTGCTCCTCGGCAACACGCCGCTGGAGGGCGCGCTGCGCCTGGCGGAACAGCTGCGCGGCACGGTCCAGGCGCTGGGCCTGGCACACCCGCGGGCCACGGGGCCCGGCGTGGTCACGGTCAGCATCGGCGTGACCTCGACGTTGCCGCCGCGCGGCTCGAGGTCCAGGGCCGCCCTGTCGGCGGCCGAGCGTGCGCTCCAGCTGGCCATCGAGAAGGGCTGCAACCAGGTGGCATGGAGCAGCGCCGCCCGGACCGGCCTGTTCCAGGCGCTCTGCCTGCCGAACGACACGGCGACGCGCCCCTGCTGA
- a CDS encoding MFS transporter, giving the protein MKDSGQQSLGPIRLAAGVMPRHVLCYLFAAFVSIGLFTYFTALTPYLLRVNLGLPQAEHGRVSGDLQFWQEIVLLVTIGLWGAASDRIGRRAVYVAAFLVMALGYGLYAFAGTVGQLLAWRIVIGVGIAGAAAMLSTIIADYPDDGSRGKLTGIAFFLNGIGAVLFFVGLTRLPQMFEARGSSELLAGRYAFLVVTAIALLAGLVMLGLKPGRPDSAAARTPLLRLLAEGVTAAARAPRIALCYGSAFAARADMAIITLFITLWVTQAVADTSLSATQAAAKAGQVVGIVQGASLLWSPVFGFIADRMNRITVLIVGFLMAAIGYGWVAVIKDPTAPAAIPALLVLGIGQGSAILASTLLLSQEAPAHIRGSVFGLQSFCGALGIMAISAGGGRLFDSVGPSAPFVAVAVANGLVCLWAVALRAVERRQQVTAPA; this is encoded by the coding sequence ATGAAGGACAGCGGACAGCAATCCCTGGGGCCCATTCGTCTTGCCGCCGGCGTCATGCCGCGCCACGTCCTGTGCTACCTGTTTGCCGCCTTCGTCAGCATCGGGCTGTTCACCTACTTCACGGCCCTGACGCCCTACCTGCTCCGCGTCAATCTCGGCCTGCCGCAGGCCGAGCATGGCCGCGTATCCGGTGACCTGCAGTTCTGGCAGGAAATCGTGCTGCTGGTAACCATCGGCCTGTGGGGTGCCGCCTCCGACCGGATCGGCAGGCGCGCGGTCTATGTCGCGGCTTTCCTGGTCATGGCGCTGGGCTACGGCCTGTACGCTTTCGCCGGTACCGTGGGCCAGCTCCTGGCCTGGCGCATCGTCATCGGCGTGGGCATCGCCGGGGCCGCGGCCATGCTCTCGACCATCATCGCGGACTACCCGGACGACGGCTCGCGGGGCAAGCTGACCGGCATCGCCTTCTTCCTCAACGGCATCGGCGCGGTGCTGTTCTTCGTCGGCCTGACCAGGTTGCCGCAGATGTTCGAGGCCAGGGGCAGCAGCGAACTCCTTGCCGGGCGTTATGCCTTCCTGGTCGTCACCGCCATTGCGCTGCTTGCCGGCCTGGTGATGCTGGGGCTGAAGCCGGGACGCCCGGATTCGGCGGCGGCGCGCACCCCGCTGCTGCGTCTGCTGGCCGAAGGCGTCACCGCAGCGGCGCGCGCGCCGCGCATCGCGCTGTGCTATGGCAGCGCCTTCGCCGCCCGTGCGGACATGGCCATCATCACCCTGTTCATCACCCTGTGGGTGACCCAGGCCGTGGCCGATACCAGCCTGAGCGCAACCCAGGCTGCCGCGAAGGCCGGTCAGGTAGTCGGCATCGTCCAGGGTGCATCGCTGCTGTGGTCGCCCGTCTTCGGCTTCATCGCCGACCGCATGAACCGCATCACGGTGCTGATCGTCGGCTTCCTGATGGCAGCCATCGGCTATGGCTGGGTGGCCGTCATCAAGGACCCGACCGCACCCGCCGCCATCCCCGCGCTGCTGGTGCTCGGCATTGGCCAGGGCAGCGCCATCCTCGCCTCCACCCTGCTCCTCAGCCAGGAGGCGCCGGCGCACATCCGCGGCAGTGTCTTCGGGCTGCAGAGCTTCTGCGGCGCGCTCGGCATCATGGCCATCTCCGCTGGTGGCGGGCGGCTGTTCGATTCGGTCGGACCCAGTGCTCCGTTCGTCGCCGTCGCCGTCGCCAACGGGCTGGTCTGCCTGTGGGCGGTGGCGCTGCGGGCAGTGGAGCGGCGGCAGCAGGTCACGGCACCCGCCTGA
- a CDS encoding isoprenylcysteine carboxylmethyltransferase family protein, which produces MGSRTRDLPPLTGIAGVLRELRYQEVARQGIGLLLMPVYALLSQPLPGLFLAGAVLAVAGALVRLYASGYITKNQELATVGPYSLVRHPLYTGNLLLVAGFTLASGLWWAAVLSVLFWWFYYPAAIEYEDRKLRRIFGQPCEDWQRATPAVIPAGLVPKRGGSWSFRTSMSRNAEPLVLAYSAFWLGWIYWQL; this is translated from the coding sequence ATGGGTTCCCGAACCAGAGATCTGCCTCCCCTGACGGGCATCGCCGGCGTGCTGCGCGAGCTGCGCTACCAGGAAGTCGCGCGGCAGGGTATCGGCCTGTTGCTGATGCCGGTGTATGCCCTGCTCAGCCAGCCGCTGCCCGGCCTGTTCCTGGCAGGGGCGGTGCTGGCCGTGGCCGGTGCGCTGGTGCGCCTCTATGCCTCGGGCTACATCACCAAGAACCAGGAACTGGCGACGGTCGGGCCCTATTCGCTGGTCCGCCATCCGCTCTACACCGGCAACCTGCTGCTGGTTGCGGGGTTCACGCTGGCCAGCGGCCTGTGGTGGGCGGCGGTGCTGTCTGTCCTGTTCTGGTGGTTCTACTATCCGGCCGCCATCGAGTACGAGGACCGCAAGCTGCGACGCATCTTCGGGCAGCCCTGCGAAGACTGGCAGCGCGCCACCCCTGCGGTGATTCCTGCGGGCCTGGTGCCGAAGCGGGGCGGAAGCTGGTCGTTTCGCACCAGCATGAGCCGCAATGCGGAGCCGCTGGTGCTGGCGTATTCGGCATTCTGGCTCGGCTGGATCTACTGGCAGCTCTGA
- a CDS encoding endonuclease/exonuclease/phosphatase family protein, with protein MRSTVIRRAAERAAWLALAGLLLASVLAQLGRYGWLPELATHFRLQYLAGALLLVLVFAALRRRFPALLALALLLLHGVYGAAYLLPRAGGRDAPVGEPVQLLSLNLYYRNQDHAGVRDYLLGRDPAVLVLSELTPEWVRELAPVTARYPYWMSVDHRGPWGLGVFSRYPLREAVATNLGVPGSVNVRAILELPSGAVELMAVHLSSPTSPTRADMRNRQLAGLARLLGPERAAGAPPRLLVGDMNLTPFSPYFRTLLAQTGLHDARQQDGLLGTWPSWLPPMQIAIDHCLVDRALAPTRVRRGPDVGSDHYPLEVTLLHAR; from the coding sequence GTGCGCAGCACGGTGATCCGGCGGGCCGCCGAGCGTGCCGCATGGCTGGCGCTGGCCGGCCTGTTGCTGGCCAGCGTGCTGGCGCAGCTTGGCCGCTACGGCTGGCTGCCGGAGCTGGCGACGCATTTCCGCCTGCAGTACCTGGCGGGTGCGCTGCTGCTGGTGCTGGTCTTTGCAGCCCTGCGCCGCCGGTTTCCCGCACTGCTGGCGCTGGCGCTGCTGCTGCTGCATGGCGTGTACGGCGCCGCGTACCTGCTGCCGCGTGCAGGCGGGCGCGACGCGCCCGTGGGCGAACCGGTGCAGCTGCTGTCGCTGAACCTGTATTACCGCAACCAGGACCACGCCGGGGTACGCGACTACCTGCTCGGGCGTGATCCCGCCGTGCTGGTGCTCTCCGAGCTCACGCCGGAGTGGGTGCGCGAACTCGCGCCGGTGACCGCGCGCTATCCATACTGGATGTCGGTGGACCATCGGGGGCCCTGGGGCCTCGGTGTGTTCTCGCGCTATCCGCTGCGCGAGGCGGTCGCCACGAACCTGGGCGTTCCGGGCAGCGTCAACGTGCGTGCGATCCTCGAGCTGCCTTCCGGGGCAGTGGAGCTGATGGCGGTGCATCTGTCGTCGCCCACCTCCCCGACGCGCGCGGACATGCGCAACCGGCAGCTGGCCGGGCTGGCGAGGCTGCTGGGCCCGGAGCGTGCGGCGGGCGCGCCGCCGCGCCTGCTCGTGGGCGACATGAACCTCACGCCGTTCTCGCCGTACTTCCGCACGCTGCTCGCGCAGACGGGGCTGCACGATGCCCGGCAACAGGACGGCCTGCTCGGCACCTGGCCCAGCTGGCTGCCGCCGATGCAGATCGCCATCGATCACTGCCTGGTGGATCGTGCGCTGGCCCCAACCCGCGTTCGACGTGGCCCGGATGTCGGCTCCGACCACTATCCGCTGGAGGTCACGCTGCTTCATGCGCGTTGA
- a CDS encoding FMN-binding glutamate synthase family protein: MNVVSEILGLFAYAFVAAIGIGAVSILVIYVIDKTQTRHAIRRNYPVIGRFRYFFENVGEFFRQYFFAMDREEMPFNRAERAWVYRAAKGEENTVPFGSTRDLRPAGTAIFVNCPYPLLDEETCPTSTVTVGPGSRHPYATSRFFHVSAMSYGAISRPAVLALSQGAHKAGCWLNTGEGGLAPYHLAGGADVVFQMGTAKYGVREADARLSDLRLAELASYGQVKMIEVKLSQGAKPGKGGILPAAKVTDEVARIRGIPRGQDSISPNRHLEIHDAGSLLDFINRVRDVSGRPTGFKTVFGSYEWLGELFEVIHQRGLESAPDFITVDSGDGGTGAAPMTLLDNVGLPVRESLPRVVDLLREHGLRERIKVVASGKMINPVGVAWALCTGADFVNSARGFMFALGCIQAMKCNKNTCPTGITTHDRNLQRGLVVADKAERVARYALGMEKEVSVIAHSCGAAEPRLLRRQHCRIVQASGQTALLSELFPDPAAA; this comes from the coding sequence ATGAACGTCGTGAGCGAGATCCTCGGCCTGTTCGCCTACGCGTTCGTGGCCGCCATCGGCATCGGTGCCGTCTCCATCCTCGTCATCTACGTCATCGACAAGACGCAGACCCGGCATGCGATCCGGCGCAACTACCCGGTCATCGGCCGCTTCCGCTACTTCTTCGAGAATGTGGGCGAGTTCTTCCGCCAGTACTTCTTCGCGATGGACCGCGAGGAAATGCCGTTCAACCGTGCCGAGCGCGCCTGGGTCTACCGTGCCGCCAAGGGCGAGGAGAACACCGTTCCTTTCGGCTCCACCCGCGACCTGCGGCCGGCCGGGACGGCGATTTTCGTCAACTGCCCCTATCCGCTGCTGGACGAGGAGACCTGCCCCACCTCGACGGTGACCGTCGGCCCCGGCAGCCGCCATCCCTATGCCACCAGCCGCTTCTTCCATGTCTCCGCCATGAGTTATGGCGCCATTTCGCGGCCTGCGGTGCTGGCCCTGTCGCAGGGCGCGCACAAGGCCGGTTGCTGGCTGAACACGGGGGAGGGCGGGCTGGCGCCCTATCACCTCGCGGGCGGCGCCGATGTCGTCTTCCAGATGGGCACCGCCAAGTACGGCGTGCGGGAGGCGGATGCGCGCCTGAGCGACCTGCGCCTGGCCGAGCTGGCGAGCTACGGGCAGGTGAAGATGATCGAGGTGAAGCTGAGCCAGGGCGCCAAGCCCGGCAAGGGCGGCATCCTGCCGGCCGCGAAGGTGACCGACGAGGTGGCGCGCATCCGCGGCATTCCCCGGGGCCAGGACTCGATCAGCCCGAATCGCCACCTGGAGATCCACGATGCGGGCAGCCTGCTCGATTTCATCAACCGCGTGCGCGACGTGAGCGGGCGCCCGACCGGGTTCAAGACCGTCTTCGGCAGCTACGAATGGCTGGGCGAGCTCTTCGAGGTCATCCACCAGCGTGGACTCGAGAGCGCACCGGACTTCATCACCGTCGATTCGGGAGATGGCGGCACCGGCGCCGCCCCCATGACCCTGCTGGACAACGTCGGGCTGCCGGTGCGCGAGAGCCTGCCGCGGGTGGTGGACCTGCTGCGCGAGCATGGGCTGCGCGAACGCATCAAGGTGGTGGCCAGCGGCAAGATGATCAACCCGGTCGGCGTCGCCTGGGCGTTGTGCACCGGCGCCGATTTCGTCAACTCCGCCCGCGGCTTCATGTTCGCGCTCGGCTGCATCCAGGCCATGAAGTGCAACAAGAATACCTGCCCGACGGGGATCACCACCCACGACCGGAACCTGCAGCGGGGCCTGGTGGTGGCGGACAAGGCCGAGCGCGTGGCGCGCTACGCGCTCGGCATGGAGAAGGAAGTCTCGGTAATCGCCCACTCCTGTGGCGCTGCCGAGCCGCGCCTGCTGCGGCGGCAGCACTGCCGCATCGTCCAGGCCAGCGGCCAGACGGCGCTGCTGAGCGAACTGTTCCCCGACCCGGCGGCCGCCTGA
- the rpoD gene encoding RNA polymerase sigma factor RpoD — translation MTENTTTAEQQSQLKLLIARGKEQGYLTYAEVNDHLPNDIVDPEQIEDIVNMINDMGITVYEKVPDADAILLSDVPVTSDEEAAEEAAAALATVDSEFGRTTDPVRMYMREMGTVELLTREGEIRIAKRIEEGLDQVKHSVAFFPPSADVIAMAYEPVKTGEARLQDVLTGFVDPNQPEEVLPASARETAVEDDDEAADDESGSEEEQGPDPVEAEKRLKSIFRHQKKVLAAIEANGASHKTSMKAREKLAGEIMDLKLAPKLFDTLCANLRDTVEGIRSQERRIMQLAVREAGMPRKDFLSTFPQNETATNWVDKHIRAKRKHSSALARLKDEILRSQKKLQAIEVECHLTIAEVKEINRQMSIGEAKARRAKKEMVEANLRLVISIAKKYTNRGLQFLDLIQEGNIGLMKAVDKFEYRRGYKFSTYATWWIRQAITRSIADQARTIRIPVHMIETINKLNRISRQMLQEMGREPTPEELAVRMEMPEDKVRKVLKIAKEPISMETPIGDDEDSHLGDFIEDTTISSPLDSATSEGLKEATHNVLAGLTPREAKVLRMRFGIDMNTDHTLEEVGKQFDVTRERIRQIEAKALRKLRHPSRSDQLRSFLLED, via the coding sequence CTGACCGAGAACACCACGACTGCAGAACAGCAGTCCCAGCTCAAGCTCCTGATTGCCCGCGGCAAGGAGCAGGGTTACCTCACTTATGCCGAGGTAAACGATCACCTGCCCAACGATATCGTCGATCCAGAGCAGATCGAGGACATCGTCAACATGATCAACGACATGGGGATCACCGTCTACGAGAAGGTCCCCGATGCCGACGCCATCCTGCTCTCCGACGTGCCGGTCACCAGTGACGAGGAGGCTGCCGAGGAAGCCGCCGCGGCGCTGGCCACCGTCGACAGCGAATTCGGCCGCACGACGGACCCGGTGCGCATGTACATGCGCGAGATGGGCACCGTCGAGCTGCTGACGCGCGAGGGCGAGATCCGCATCGCCAAGCGCATCGAGGAAGGGCTCGACCAGGTCAAGCATTCCGTGGCGTTCTTCCCGCCCTCCGCCGACGTCATCGCCATGGCCTACGAGCCGGTCAAGACCGGCGAGGCGCGGCTGCAGGATGTGCTCACCGGCTTCGTCGATCCGAACCAGCCCGAGGAAGTCCTCCCGGCCAGCGCTCGCGAGACCGCGGTCGAGGACGACGACGAAGCAGCGGACGACGAAAGTGGCAGCGAGGAGGAACAGGGGCCGGATCCGGTGGAAGCGGAGAAGCGGCTGAAGTCCATCTTCCGGCACCAGAAGAAGGTGCTGGCGGCCATCGAGGCCAACGGCGCCTCCCACAAGACCTCCATGAAGGCCCGCGAGAAGCTCGCCGGCGAGATCATGGACCTGAAGCTCGCGCCCAAGCTCTTCGACACGCTGTGCGCCAACCTGCGCGACACTGTCGAGGGAATCCGCAGCCAGGAGCGGCGCATCATGCAGCTGGCGGTGCGCGAAGCAGGCATGCCGCGCAAGGACTTCCTCAGCACCTTCCCGCAGAATGAAACGGCCACCAACTGGGTGGACAAGCACATCCGCGCGAAGCGCAAGCACTCCTCCGCGCTCGCCAGGCTCAAGGACGAGATCCTGCGCAGCCAGAAGAAGCTGCAGGCGATCGAGGTCGAGTGCCACCTGACCATCGCCGAGGTCAAGGAGATCAACCGGCAGATGTCCATCGGCGAGGCCAAGGCCCGCCGCGCCAAGAAGGAGATGGTGGAGGCCAACCTGCGGCTGGTGATCTCCATCGCCAAGAAGTACACCAACCGCGGCCTGCAGTTCCTCGACCTCATCCAGGAAGGCAATATCGGCCTGATGAAGGCGGTCGACAAGTTCGAATACCGCCGCGGCTACAAGTTCTCGACCTATGCGACCTGGTGGATCCGCCAGGCCATCACCCGCTCCATCGCCGACCAGGCACGCACCATCCGCATCCCGGTGCACATGATCGAGACCATCAACAAGCTCAACCGCATCTCGCGGCAGATGCTCCAGGAGATGGGCCGCGAGCCGACGCCGGAGGAACTGGCGGTACGCATGGAGATGCCCGAGGACAAGGTGCGCAAGGTGCTGAAGATCGCCAAGGAGCCGATCTCGATGGAGACTCCCATCGGCGACGACGAGGATTCGCACCTGGGGGATTTCATAGAGGACACGACGATTTCCTCGCCGCTGGACTCGGCAACCTCCGAGGGCCTGAAGGAAGCCACGCACAACGTGCTCGCCGGCCTCACCCCGCGCGAGGCCAAGGTGCTGCGCATGCGCTTCGGCATCGACATGAACACCGACCACACCCTGGAGGAGGTCGGCAAGCAGTTCGACGTCACCCGCGAGCGCATCCGGCAGATCGAGGCGAAGGCCCTGCGCAAGCTGCGCCATCCCTCGCGCAGCGATCAGCTGCGCAGCTTCCTGCTGGAAGACTGA